CCGCCATGGCCGCCCACACCGGCCTCACCGAGGAGGAGGTCGGCGCGGGCGTGGAGGCCCTGGAGAGCTTCAGCACCCTGTCCCTGGACGCCGAACTGTCCGCCGGAGACGACGGCTACAGCCTCGCCGACACCCTCGGCGCGGCCGACTCCTCCTACGACGTCGTCGTCGACCGCGAGGCCGCCAAGGAGGGGCTGCGCCGGCTGCCCGAGCGGGAGCGGGCCATCCTCTACATGCGCTTCTTCGAGGACATGACCCAGAGCCGTATCGCCGACCGGCTGGGCATCTCCCAGATGCACGTGTCCCGGCTGATCAGCCGCAGCTGCGCCCGCGTCCGTGCCGAGGCCATGGGGCGGCGCGTGTGCGGGGGCGGACCGGCATGAGAGCGCGGCCGACGGGCCCTCACTTCCTGGGCCGGGCCGCCTCCGTGGTGAGGCCCAGCGGCCGGGCCAGGCCCGAGACCGCCTCGTCCAGCCGCTGCAGATGGCGCAGCACCCGGTCGGTGACCCGGCCGTAGCGCGGGGTGCGCGGGGTTCCCGGCTCCAGCATCGAGGCGATGCTGGAGCCGGTCTCGATCTCCGCCGTGGCCCGCGGGTCGGCGACATGCGCGGCGATGGCCTCGATGTTGTGCACGATCCGCGCGCACGCCCCGCGCAGCCGGGGATCCGCCGCTATCGACGGATGCGTCGGCAGCAGCTCGGCCGTGGCCGCGAGCGACCGCCCGTGGTACGCGCACGTCTCCAGCAGCGCCACCACGTACCGGGCGGTGTCCCGGCGGGAGCGCAGCGGGGTGATCGGATGGGTCAGCGGCTGGGTGGCCCCGCGCAGATCGGCCAGCGCCTGGTCCAGATCGCGCGCCTGCTCCACCAGATCGGCGCCCGCCCCGCCGCTCAGCTGGTCCACGGCGGCCCGCGTGACATCGGCGAGCCGGTCGAGGACCGTGACGAGGAGTTCGTTGGTACGGCGGTCGGTGCGGACCGGCAGCACCACCGCCGCCGCGATCACCCCGCAGGCCGCGCCGAGCGCCGTCTCCTCCACCCGCAGCACCAGCACCGCCATGCTGTAGGTGTTCAGCAGCGTGTACAGCAGCCCCAGCATCGCCGTGACGAAGAACGACATCAGCGTGTACGACAGCGGCGCGGTGTAGAACATCGCGAAGATGAACACCAGCACCAGCGCGAACGCCGTCCACGTGTGGTGCCCGACCAGCCCGGCCAGAGCGATGCCGGCCACCACACCGAGCACCGTACCCAGCAGCCGCCGGTAGCCCTTCACCAGGATCTCGCCGGTCGAGGCGGTGTTCAGGAACACGATCCAGCAGGTCAGCACCGCCCAGTACCAGCGCTGACTGGACAGCAGCTCGCCGCCGGCGATGGCCAGCGCGGAGCCGACGGCCACCTGGACCGCGGCCCGTGTCGTGGGCCGCTGCAGACCGGTCGGCTGCGGCTCCTCGGCCGCGGCCTCCTCGCCCGCCTCGATCGCGGCGTCCTCGGCGTCCAGCTCCTCGCGCGAGCGGATGGTCGCCGGGCTGTCGTCGGACTCGTCCTGCGGCCCGTCCAGCGCCAGCCGCAGACCCAGCGCGGCCCTCGCGGCCTCGCCGAGACCCCGGAAGACGTCCTGCACGGCCGGGGAGGCCTTGGGCAGGTTCTCCTCCTCGCGGTAGCCGAGCAGCCGGTTGCGCACCTGGGCGAGCGCGGTGCCCCTGGCCTCGCCGACCGGCCGCAGCATCAGCAGCCGCAGCGCCTGCAGGTCCCGGTGCAGCGCCGCCGTCGCCTCGTCCCGTACCGGCAGCTCACCGCCCAAGGGCAGCGCGGCGCCCGGCAGATGCAGGGTCAGGGTGTCGGTCCGCTCGGCGCTGCGGGCGGTGAGCAGCAGCAGTCCGAGCCGCTCGGAGGCGATCTCGGCATCGGCGATGCGGCGCTGCAGCAGCCGGGCCACGGCGGCGTCGGAGGTGCCGTCCTCCAGCCGCCCCTGGATCATCAGCGCCGTCTCGTGCAGCCGCGCGGTCGCGGTGCGCAGGTCCTCCAGGACCTTCTCCACGTCGTCGGGACCGGCGTCCGGCAACTCGGCCTGGACGGCGATCAGTTGCGCGAGCCGGGCGCGGAAGGCCCGCCGCAGCCGGTCCAGGGTGCCCGCCGGGGTCTGCGGCAGCAGCACGAAGCGCGCGGTGGCGCTGCACACGAACGCCACGCAGATCACGCCGTACAGCGCGGGCAGTGCGGAGCCGGTCGCGTGTACGAACAGGGAGAGGAAGTAGACCTGGAACCCGATCAGGCCGAGTGCCGTGCCGCGGTCGCCGAACCGGCGGCCGTAGACCGCGCAGAAGATGAGGGCGACGAAGAACAGGTCCCCGGCGACCACCCGTTGGTTCAGCAGCGCGCCCAGCGACACCGACGCCAGCGCCACCGGCAGGCCGAGCGCGAGGGTCACTGCCTGCGCCGGGCGCTGTTTCTCCTGGACGGCGAAGGTCGACACCATCGCCGCCATGGCGCCGGCGACCAGCTGGGGCACCGGCACCCGCAGGGCGGCCAGGACGGCGAGGGTGAGCGCGATCGCGGTGACCGTGCGCGCTCCCGCGGTGAGCCGCAGCAGCCCGGGATCGGACGCCGCGAGCCGGTCCCACATCCGTAGCCGCCCAGGTCGTCCCGCTGTGCCCACGCCGCCGCGCTCTCTCCCGTGCCGGAAATCGATCTCCGCCCCCAGCATCGCACGACGGCCCGGACCACCTGCCCTCGGCCAGGGGCGGCTCGGCGCCCTAGCCTTCCACCCGGGCCCGTACCTGTTCCGGTGTCAGATACGAATCGGTGAACTCGAAGTCCTTCAGCCGGGCGGGCTTGCGGGCCTGGAAGCCGGTGCGGACGAAATCGTCGCCGGCCACCGCGTTCAGCAGCCAGTTGGTCATCACCCGGGTCTTGGCGACATTGGTGCGCAGCGCCGACCAGTGGTAGCCGCGGGCCACCGCCTGGGCCAGCACCCCGCGCAGCTCGATGCCGAGCGGCTTGGACACCGCGTCCTTGCCGCCGAGGTCGACGACGAGACCGAGGTCGCGGTGCACGTACGGGATCAGCGGCCGGCCCCGCAGGGTCGCGATGACGTTGTCGGCGGCCTTCTTGCCCTGCCGCATGGCGTGCTGCGCGGTGGGCGGGCAGACCGCGCCCGGCTCGCCCTTGGCCTCGTCGGGCACGGCGGCCGCGTCCCCGAGCGCGAACACGCCGTCATGGCCGGGCAGCGTCATCTCGGCGGTGACCGCCAGCCGGCCGCGGACCGTCTCCGCGCCGAGCGTGCCGATCAGCGGGCTGGCCACCACACCGGCCGTCCAGATCAGCGTGTGCGTCGGCACCACCCGGCCGTCGGTGAAGGTGACCTCCTCCGCGCCGGCCTTGTCGAGAGACACGCCCAGCGACACCTCGATGCCGCGCCGCCCCAGGATCTCCTGCGCGCTGCGGCCGAGCTTCTCGCCCAGCTCCGGCATCAGCTTGGGCGCGATGTCGATCAAATGCCACTTGATCAGGCCGGGGTCCAGGCGCGGGTAGCGCTGTACGGCGGCGTGCGTCAGCCGTTGCAGACAGGCGGCGGTCTCCGTGCCGGCGTAACCGCCGCCGACCACCACGAACTGCAGCCGTGCGGCGCGCTCGGCCGGGTCGTCGCTGGCGTCCGCGAGATCGAGCTGCGTGATGACGTGGTCGCGGATGTAGGCGGCCTCGGCGAGGGTCTTCATCCCGAAGGCGTGCTCGGTCAGCCCCGGGATGTCGAAGGTGCGGGTCACGCTGCCGGGCGCCAGCACGATGTAGTCGTAGGGCTCGTTGACGATCTTGTCGGTGATGGTCTGGACGACGCACA
Above is a genomic segment from Streptomyces fodineus containing:
- a CDS encoding FUSC family protein, translated to MWDRLAASDPGLLRLTAGARTVTAIALTLAVLAALRVPVPQLVAGAMAAMVSTFAVQEKQRPAQAVTLALGLPVALASVSLGALLNQRVVAGDLFFVALIFCAVYGRRFGDRGTALGLIGFQVYFLSLFVHATGSALPALYGVICVAFVCSATARFVLLPQTPAGTLDRLRRAFRARLAQLIAVQAELPDAGPDDVEKVLEDLRTATARLHETALMIQGRLEDGTSDAAVARLLQRRIADAEIASERLGLLLLTARSAERTDTLTLHLPGAALPLGGELPVRDEATAALHRDLQALRLLMLRPVGEARGTALAQVRNRLLGYREEENLPKASPAVQDVFRGLGEAARAALGLRLALDGPQDESDDSPATIRSREELDAEDAAIEAGEEAAAEEPQPTGLQRPTTRAAVQVAVGSALAIAGGELLSSQRWYWAVLTCWIVFLNTASTGEILVKGYRRLLGTVLGVVAGIALAGLVGHHTWTAFALVLVFIFAMFYTAPLSYTLMSFFVTAMLGLLYTLLNTYSMAVLVLRVEETALGAACGVIAAAVVLPVRTDRRTNELLVTVLDRLADVTRAAVDQLSGGAGADLVEQARDLDQALADLRGATQPLTHPITPLRSRRDTARYVVALLETCAYHGRSLAATAELLPTHPSIAADPRLRGACARIVHNIEAIAAHVADPRATAEIETGSSIASMLEPGTPRTPRYGRVTDRVLRHLQRLDEAVSGLARPLGLTTEAARPRK
- a CDS encoding NAD(P)/FAD-dependent oxidoreductase, yielding MNTVTRPRILVVGAGFAGVECVRRLERKLAPAEADVTLVTPYAYQLYLPLLPQVASGVLTPQSIALSLRRSKKYRTRIIPGGAIGVDLKAKVCVVQTITDKIVNEPYDYIVLAPGSVTRTFDIPGLTEHAFGMKTLAEAAYIRDHVITQLDLADASDDPAERAARLQFVVVGGGYAGTETAACLQRLTHAAVQRYPRLDPGLIKWHLIDIAPKLMPELGEKLGRSAQEILGRRGIEVSLGVSLDKAGAEEVTFTDGRVVPTHTLIWTAGVVASPLIGTLGAETVRGRLAVTAEMTLPGHDGVFALGDAAAVPDEAKGEPGAVCPPTAQHAMRQGKKAADNVIATLRGRPLIPYVHRDLGLVVDLGGKDAVSKPLGIELRGVLAQAVARGYHWSALRTNVAKTRVMTNWLLNAVAGDDFVRTGFQARKPARLKDFEFTDSYLTPEQVRARVEG